Proteins co-encoded in one Medicago truncatula cultivar Jemalong A17 chromosome 8, MtrunA17r5.0-ANR, whole genome shotgun sequence genomic window:
- the LOC25499991 gene encoding UPF0481 protein At3g47200, protein MASSVEDHIQQIINIPDNIEPSHWPQCCIYKVPATLLNVKEEAYTPLIISIGPIHHNNERLEEMQEYKHRYFHYFWNRLDKKSDFMNYKVFLQQEEQKIRRCYQKKFTDINSEQLVDMILLDSVFIMELFLRENKKWEHKDDYIITQLCVSKSIQRDLLLLENQLPIYVLEKLYDTIVPSKVKKHNWFLKLAHEYFASCYPHHKESSERKFEAKKWEKSRHFTDLIRYSYLPMKLKNQYNDFHKECLMVRTATKLNEAGISFEKVHNRSLLDIKFEKKPLLSWFLCLGCLPCCKCFKARFLFPQLKVDHATECVLRNIVAFEQCHYPDEPYICNYVSLIDSLIHTEEDAELLVEKEVIVHDLGSNEELTSLVNNLCKHVVTNSSCYYQLMEDLNEHYNSEWKRAMGTLRWVYFRDPWRSSSTIIGIVVLIFTIFNFRRVVGLMF, encoded by the coding sequence ATGGCATCTTCTGTTGAAGATCATATCCAACAAATAATTAACATCCCAGACAATATTGAGCCTTCCCATTGGCCTCAATGTTGTATCTACAAAGTTCCAGCTACTCTTTTGAATGTGAAAGAGGAGGCTTATACACCTCTAATCATATCTATTGGACCTATCCACCATAACAACGAAAGACTTGAGGAAATGCAAGAGTACAAACATAGATATTTCCATTATTTTTGGAATCGCCTAGACAAGAAAAGTGATTTCATGAACTACAAAGTTTTCCTTCAACAAGAAGAGCAAAAAATACGCCGATGTTACCAAAAGAAATTCACAGATATCAACAGTGAGCAATTGGTTGACATGATACTATTGGATTCTGTGTTCATCATGGAGTTGTTtctaagagaaaataaaaaatgggagCACAAAGATGATTATATAATAACTCAACTTTGTGTAAGTAAAAGTATCCAGCGGGATTTGTTGCTTCTTGAGAATCAGCTTCCAATTTATGTGTTGGAAAAACTATATGACACAATTGTTCCAAGCAAGGTCAAAAAGCACAATTGGTTTCTCAAGCTTGCACATGAGTATTTTGCATCTTGTTACCCGCATCACAAGGAATCTTCAGAAAGAAAGTTTGAGGCAAAGAAATGGGAGAAATCACGTCATTTCACTGATTTGATTAGATATTCCTATCTCCCTATGAAACTAAAAAATCAGTATAATGATTTTCACAAAGAATGTTTGATGGTAAGGACTGCAACAAAGTTGAATGAAGCTGGTATAAGCTTTGAGAAGGTTCATAACAGATCATTGCTTGACATAAAGTTTGAGAAAAAACCTTTGTTGAGTTGGTTTCTTTGTTTAGGTTGTTTACCGTGTTGCAAGTGCTTCAAAGCTAGATTTCTATTCCCACAGTTAAAAGTAGATCATGCGACCGAATGTGTTTTGAGGAACATAGTTGCTTTTGAGCAGTGTCACTATCCTGATGAGCCTTACATTTGCAATTATGTTTCTTTGATTGATTCTCTTATTCACACCGAAGAAGACGCAGAGTTGCTAGTTGAGAAAGAAGTGATTGTGCACGATCTGGGAAGCAACGAGGAATTAACAAGCCTTGTTAACAATCTATGCAAACATGTTGTGACAAATTCGTCGTGTTATTACCAACTTATGGAAGATCTTAATGAACACTACAACAGTGAGTGGAAAAGGGCTATGGGTACATTAAGGTGGGTTTATTTTCGTGATCCTTGGAGAAGCAGTTCTACCATAATCGGGATAGTTGTTCTAATATTCACTATCTTTAACTTTCGTCGCGTTGTTGGTCTAATGTTTtag
- the LOC25499990 gene encoding UPF0481 protein At3g47200, whose translation MASSATSSTPLPETEPQIEDIIIDIPKEIKDAKHGICCIYKVPPNLRKLNNGEAYTPYLISIGPFHHTKENSMHTQKQRYFHYFWERMTNKKALVKYKNFLKVKIEVIKNFYFEFDHTIKDDEFVDMIMLDSVFILELFLRKSKESEREKDYMFTTSWIYKGIQRDLLLLENQLPFYVLEQLYQKVCKDNNDLSFLELAFNYFEDYNPQRSKKDQNEEMIKYCKKSCRHFTDLVRCFYLPKEVYADDWSPSLHFKHINSEDKCVLKTASRLNEAGVSFEKVHHKKLLEIKFNKVQVLNWFLCLGCLPCFKFVKTKLQIPQFKVHQTTECVLRNLIALEQCHYSNQPFICNYVSLIDFLINTQEDVELLVDKEIIVHELGSHAELATMINGLCKNVVVTCNYYGKTSKNLNDHYYNYWKHYMGMLRSVYFRDPWRFSSTIVGVFIFLFAIAQFLRVTGIYHPRYY comes from the coding sequence ATGGCTTCTTCAGCTACTAGTTCTACTCCTTTACCTGAAACAGAACCACAAATAGAAGACATAATAATTGACATTCCTAAAGAGATCAAGGATGCAAAGCATGGTATTTGTTGTATTTACAAGGTACCTCCCAATCTTAGAAAGTTGAATAATGGAGAAGCTTATACACCATATTTGATCTCAATTGGGCCTTTTCATCACACCAAAGAAAATTCAATGCATACACAAAAACAAAGGTATTTTCATTACTTTTGGGAAAGAATGACAAATAAAAAGGCTTtggtaaaatataaaaatttcctcaaagtaaaaattgaagtgataaaaaatttctattttgaGTTTGATCATACCATCAAGGATGATGAGTTTGTGGACATGATCATGTTAGATTCTGTCTTCATCTTAGAGCTATTTTTGAGAAAATCAAAGGAATCTGAAAGGGAAAAGGATTACATGTTCACAACATCATGGATTTACAAGGGTATACAAAGAGATTTGTTACTCCTTGAAAATCAGCTTCCATTTTATGTCTTGGAACAATTATATCAAAAGGTTTGCAAGGATAATAATGATCTAAGTTTTCTTGAACTTGCATTTAACTACTTTGAAGATTACAATCCACAAAGGTCAAAGAAAGATCAAAATGAAGAGATGatcaaatattgtaaaaaatcatGCAGACACTTCACTGATTTGGTAAGATGTTTCTATCTTCCAAAAGAAGTGTATGCCGACGATTGGTCACCATCGTTACATTTCAAACACATTAATAGTGAAGATAAATGTGTCCTCAAGACGGCATCAAGGTTGAACGAGGCAGGTGTTAGCTTTGAGAAAGTGCATCACAAAAAGTTATTAGAAATAAAGTTTAACAAGGTTCAAGTTCTCAATTGGTTTCTATGCTTAGGTTGCTTACCATGTTTCAAATTTGTCAAAACAAAGTTGCAAATTCCTCAATTCAAAGTACACCAAACAACTGAATGTGTTCTTAGGAACCTCATTGCTTTGGAACAATGTCATTATTCAAACCAACCTTTCATATGCAATTATGTTTCTCTAATTGACTTTCTTATCAACACTCAAGAAGATGTGGAGTTGTTGGTTGATAAGGAAATCATTGTTCATGAACTTGGAAGTCATGCAGAATTGGCAACTATGATAAATGGTCTTTGTAAGAATGTTGTGGTAACATGTAATTATTATGGAAAAACCTCAAAGAATTTGAATGATCATTACTATAACTATTGGAAGCATTATATGGGAATGCTGAGATCAGTTTATTTTCGTGATCCTTGGAGATTCAGCTCAACTATTGTTGGTGTTTTTATCTTCTTATTTGCTATTGCCCAATTTCTTCGTGTTACTGGTATATATCACCCAAGATACTACTAA
- the LOC25499988 gene encoding uncharacterized protein, with product MASPPPRNMPVGPKSNNDKPTTNPPPPTRSKVLISKSNNDTPLINPPPPTQNKAFKPNSNKATTPHVNPSPMSSLSPPMPTTSQFYFNTQISPLNLNFAEQKNFGWTNNYPSFHHNYLGMNPMPQCGSSSNRPEYVTMPLLHLGSYQSLPETDQTHNHSIFQFGSGKKQTENTSSSLLQSGSGSNLDLSKTNSILQPGSSSIPVDKNVSLELSLGLGKSHSSSSNRPFDSNRAQKIDFIDFQFKSLALNPVRPVTNADKILNQLVGGLALNPVKPVIESEKTANQLDQIRKGKSIFTFQSPAKAKGSGENNDAGKRDGGEIYGGDSAERDDGEVDLGGVPVVGEVDVGGGGERDDDEVDGGQGGEPDGGKINGGGEREDGEVDGDDDKDEEQEKEVEVETERSDEESNNESKKLWNLRPRKPTKKEEKKSGGGGSSRKPTTRSQRKAEMPQRMELKLTLTNEEIEHDFLLMTGQKPPKKPIKRSTKVQKSVEVLFPGSNLTTVSPKRYAVKDDPPLKN from the exons ATGGCCAGCCCTCCTCCTCGAAACATGCCAGTTggaccaaaatcaaataatGATAAACCAACCACCAATCCTCCTCCACCAACACGAAGCAAGGTACtcatatcaaaatcaaacaacgaCACACCCCTTATCAACCCTCCTCCACCAACCCAAAATAAGGCGTTCAAACCAAATTCAAACAAGGCTACCACACCACATGTCAACCCTTCTCCTATGTCGTCGTTGTCACCACCAATGCCGACAACgtctcaattttatttcaatacaCAAATTTCTCCTTTAAATCTGAACTTTGCTGAACAAAAAAATTTCGGATGGACTAATAACTACCCTAGCTTTCATCATAACTATCTTGGCATGAATCCGATGCCACAATGTGGTTCATCTTCCAACCGTCCTGAGTACGTAACCATGCCACTTCTCCACTTGGGCTCATATCAAAGCCTCCCAGAGACTGACCAAACCCACAACCACTCAATTTTTCAATTTGGGTCGGGGAAGAAACAAACTGAAAATACAAGTAGCTCTCTTTTACAGTCAGGTTCAGGGTCAAACCTTGACCTAAGCAAGACTAATTCAATTTTGCAACCAGGTTCTTCTTCAATTCCAGTGGATAAAAACGTTAGCCTCGAACTAAGCCTAGGGCTGGGTAAGAGTCACAGTTCCTCCTCCAACCGGCCCTTTGATTCAAACCGGGctcaaaaaattgattttattgacTTCCAATTTAAAAGTTTAGCTTTAAACCCGGTCAGACCAGTGACCAATGCCGACAAAATCCTAAATCAGCTGGTTGGCGGTTTAGCTTTGAACCCGGTCAAACCGGTAATTGAGTCTGAAAAAACCGCAAATCAGCTGGATCAGATTCGAAAGGGTAAATCGATATTTACCTTTCAATCGCCCGCGAAGGCTAAGGGTTCCGGCGAGAACAACGACGCCGGAAAACGTGACGGCGGCGAGATCTATGGAGGAGATAGCGCAGAACGTGACGACGGAGAGGTTGATCTTGGCGGAGTACCTGTCGTCGGAGAGGTCGATGTTGGAGGCGGTGGAGAACGTGACGACGATGAGGTCGATGGTGGACAAGGAGGAGAACCTGACGGAGGAAAGATCAATGGAGGAGGAGAACGTGAAGACGGAGAGGTCGACGGCGACGATGACAAAGACGAAGAACAGGAAAAGGAAGTGGAAGTGGAGACAGAACGTTCAGATGAAGAATCGAACAATGAGTCGAAGAAATTATGGAATCTGAGGCCGAGGAAGCCAACCAAGAAGGAAGAGAAGAAGAGCGGCGGTGGAGGAAGTTCGAGGAAGCCGACGACTCGATCTCAGCGTAAGGCGGAGATGCCGCAAAGGATGGAGCTGAAGCTGACTCTTACAAATGAAGAGATCGAACATGATTTCTTACTCATGACTGGTCAGAAGCCGCCAAAGAAACCGATTAAGAGATCAACAAAGGTTCAGAAATCTGTTGAG GTTCTTTTTCCAGGCTCGAATTTGACTACCGTATCACCTAAAAGATATGCGGTTAAGGATGACCCACCTTTGAAG AATTAG
- the LOC120577386 gene encoding uncharacterized protein yields MEEMRRQIQQLQETVNAQQAQLEDQHMQSDVDESSNESSSLRSRRPQRQSFRDNDIKVDIPDFEGKLHPDEFVDWLQTVERVFEYKEILEEKKVKIIAVKLKKHASIWWENLKTKRAREGKSKIKTWEKMRRELSKKFLPSHYYQDSFIQLQNLRQKNLSVEEYTREFEKLMMKCDIHEREEQTIARYLGGLNTDVAHPVQLQQYWSLDDVVRLAMRVEKHLPKKHSYRNFSSTENSSYPRKTDNDQPSTSTKPSPKTTTENKPKATKCFKCQGFGHIASNCLTRRTITIIKGEAYEDVDEETNRDEPEKEEVLEPIYDEELIVADHGESLVIRRSLHAMLAQEEHWLRKNIFHTRCTTAGKVCDVIIDSGSCENVVSNYMVEKLEMPTQSHPHPYKLQWLNKGSEVKVTKRCLVSFSIGQKYQDQVWCDVVPMDACHLLLGRPWQYDRRAHHDCYANTYSFVKDGVKIKLTPLPPSGLDKNKNESKPLVSLITKTQFKEAVDEVQTMSFILMFEENAETILPVEIEQMLSEFPDVVPEDVPQGLPPMRDIQHAIDFIPGAVIPNRPAYRMSPQEHAEITRQVEELLKKGLIQESVSPCVVPAILVPKKDGSWRMCVDSRAVNKITIKYRFPIPRLDDLLDQLHGATIFSKIDLRSGYHQIRIRPGDEWKTAFKTRDGLYEWTVMPFGLSNAPSTFMRLMNQVLRPFIGKFVVVYFDDILIYSKHKEEHLEQLRQVLQTLREQKLYANLKKCSFLTNEVTFLGYIITAKGIRVDPSKVEAINSWSIPKSIHDVRSFHGLASLYRRFIKNFSSVAAPLTDCIKGDKFQWTEQAQKSFDHLKQLLTETPVLALPNFDQVFEVSCDASNSGIGAVLCQEGHPIAFFSEKLNNGKLRYSTYDKEFYAIVRALQHWSHYLLNKEFILYSDHEALKHLNSQQKINRRHAAWSEFLQAYPFLLKHKAGVQNVVADALSRRHTLLATMQMKVIGFETVKELYKDGPDFQKFWNATDSQSSQDYYRHEGFLFKGKTLCIPLCSLLKPLFGKPMMED; encoded by the coding sequence atggaagaaatgaGAAGACAAATCCAACAGTTACAAGAAACTGTAAATGCACAACAAGCACAATTGGAAGACCAACACATGCAATCAGACGTTGATGAATCAAGTAACGAATCATCATCATTAAGAAGTCGTCGTCCACAAAGACAATCATTTAGAGACAACGACATCAAGGTAGATATTCCTGATTTTGAAGGAAAGCTACATCCAGATGAGTTCGTTGATTGGCTCCAAACTGTTGAACGAGTCTTCGAGTATAAAGAGATACTTGAGGAAAAGAAAGTCAAGATCATTGCTGTAAAATTAAAGAAGCATGCCTCCATTTGGTGGGAAAATCTAAAAACGAAGCGAGCCCGTGAAGGAAAAAGCAAGATCAAGACTTGGGAGAAAATGCGTCGAGAACTAAGCAAAAAGTTCTTGCCTTCTCACTATTATCAAGATAGTTTTATTCAACTACAGAACCTTCGTCAGAAAAACTTGTCTGTAGAAGAATACACTAGAGAATTTGAGAAGTTAATGATGAAGTGCGACATTCATGAAAGGGAGGAGCAGACAATAGCTCGTTACCTTGGTGGATTAAACACTGACGTTGCTCATCCAGTTCAGCTCCAACAATACTGGTCATTAGACGATGTTGTTCGTTTGGCCATGCGAGTGGAGAAACATTTACCGAAGAAGCATTCTTATAGGAATTTTTCCTCCACTGAGAATTCTTCTTATCCCCGCAAAACAGACAACGATCAGCCTAGTACTTCTACAAAACCTTCTCCTAAAACCACTACAGAAAATAAACCCAAAGCTACCAAGTGTTTCAAATGTCAAGGTTTTGGACATATAGCTTCAAATTGTCTAACACGAAGAACCATCACCATCATCAAAGGAGAAGCTTATGAAGATGTTGATGAGGAAACAAACCGAGATGAACCAGAAAAAGAAGAAGTGTTAGAGCCAATTTATGATGAAGAGCTCATTGTTGCTGATCATGGCGAGTCTCTGGTGATCAGACGAAGCCTACACGCGATGTTAGCTCAAGAAGAGCATTGGTTGAGGAAAAACATTTTCCATACTCGTTGCACCACTGCTGGAAAAGTTTGTGATGTTATAATAGACAGTGGTAGTTGTGAAAATGTGGTGTCGAACTACATGGTAGAGAAGTTAGAGATGCCAACACAAAGTCATCCTCATCCTTACAAACTACAATGGCTCAACAAAGGTAGTGAAGTGAAGGTTACGAAGCGTTGCCTTGTGAGTTTTTCCATTGGTCAAAAGTATCAAGATCAAGTTTGGTGTGATGTCGTCCCAATGGATGCATGTCATCTTCTCCTTGGAAGACCCTGGCAATACGATCGTCGTGCCCATCATGATTGTTATGCCAACACCTACTCCTTTGTCAAAGATGGAGTAAAAATCAAGTTAACTCCATTACCACCGAGTGgacttgataaaaacaaaaatgagtcCAAGCCATTAGTGTCTTTAATCACTAAGACTCAGTTCAAAGAAGCTGTGGACGAAGTCCAAACCATGAGCTTTATTCTAATGTTCGAAGAAAATGCAGAAACTATCCTTCCAGTAGAAATTGAACAAATGCTCAGTGAATTCCCAGATGTAGTACCAGAAGATGTTCCACAAGGATTGCCGCCGATGCGAGACATTCAACATGCTATTGACTTTATTCCTGGAGCTGTCATTCCTAATAGACCAGCTTATAGAATGAGTCCACAAGAGCATGCTGAAATCACACGTCAAGTTGAAGAATTGCTGAAGAAAGGACTAATACAGGAAAGTGTTAGCCCTTGTGTTGTTCCTGCAATTTTAGTACCCAAAAAGGATGGAAGCTGGAGAATGTGTGTTGATAGTCGAGCTGTCAACAAGATTACCATCAAGTATCGATTTCCGATACCTAGACTTGATGATTTATTAGATCAGTTGCATGGTGCCACCATCTTTTCAAAGATTGATCTTCGAAGTGGATACCATCAAATCAGGATTAGGCCAGGAGATGAATGGAAGACTGCATTCAAAACAAGAGATGGCTTATATGAATGGACAGTGATGCCCTTTGGGTTATCTAATGCTCCAAGTACCTTCATGCGTCTAATGAATCAAGTACTTCGACCATTCATTGGCAAATTTGTAGTTGTATACTTtgacgatattttgatctacaGCAAACACAAAGAGGAACACTTAGAGCAGCTTCGACAAGTGCTACAAACTCTTCGCGAACAAAAACTCTATGCAAATTTGAAGAAATGTTCTTTTCTAACTAATGAGGTTACTTTTCTGGGTTACATAATCACTGCTAAAGGTATTCGAGTTGACCCCAGCAAGGTTGAGGCTATCAATAGCTGGTCTATTCCAAAGTCAATTCATGATGTGAGAAGTTTCCATGGATTAGCTTCATTGTATAGAAGGTTCATCAAGAACTTTAGCTCTGTTGCTGCCCCGCTTACAGATTGCATAAAGGGAGATAAGTTCCAATGGACCGAGCAAGCACAAAAGAGTTTTGACCACCTAAAACAACTTTTGACTGAAACACCAGTGCTAGCCCTTCCCAACTTTGACCAGGTGTTCGAAGTAAGTTGTGACGCTTCCAATTCAGGAATTGGTGCGGTTCTATGTCAAGAAGGTCATCCTATAGCCTTCTTTAGTGAAAAGCTCAACAATGGTAAACTTAGATACTCAACATATGATAAAGAATTTTATGCCATTGTCCGAGCCTTGCAACATTGGAGTCATTACTTGTTGAATAAAGAATTTATTCTTTATTCTGAtcatgaagccctcaagcatttGAATTCTCAACAAAAGATCAATCGCAGGCATGCCGCTTGGAGTGAGTTTTTACAAGCTTATCCGTTCTTACTAAAACATAAGGCAGGAGTtcaaaatgttgttgcagatgctctTAGCAGGCGTCATACTCTACTTGCCACTATGCAAATGAAAGTCATTGGATTTGAGACAGTCAAAGAGTTATACAAAGATGGTCCAGattttcaaaagttttggaATGCCACTGATTCACAATCCTCTCAGGACTACTACAGACATGAGGGATTTTTGTTCAAAGGAAAAACCTTATGTATTCCTCTGTGCTCTCTACTGAAGCCATTATTTGGGAAGCCCATGATGGAGGATTAG
- the LOC25499987 gene encoding oxygen-evolving enhancer protein 3-2, chloroplastic — protein MAQAMASMAGCLRGSSSQAVMEGSLQLSGSNRLNMLHGSNSNKVTRSSVTVVRAQQQQESSRRAVIGLVATGLVSSSFVQAVLAEAIPIKVGGPPAPSGGLPGTLNSDEARDLKLPLKERFYLQPLTPTEAAARAKESAKEIVAAKKFIDQKAWPYLQNDLRLRAGYLRYDLNTIISAKPKDQKKSLKELTGKLFQDIDNLDYAAKVKSPSDAEKYYAIAVSTLNDVLSKIG, from the exons ATGGCTCAAGCTATGGCATCAATGGCTGGTTGCTTACGTGGTTCATCATCTCAAGCTGTGATGGAAGGAAGTCTTCAACTGAGTGGCTCAAACAGGTTGAACATGTTGCATGGTAGCAACAGTAACAAGGTTACACGTTCATCAGTGACAGTTGTTAGAGCACAACAGCAACAGGAAAGTAGCAGAAGAGCAGTGATTGGTCTTGTTGCAACTGGTTTGGTTTCTTCCTCTTTTGTTCAAGCTGTTCTTGCTGAGGCCATTCCCATTAAAGTTGGTGGCCCTCCTGCACCTTCTGGTGGCCTTC CTGGAACACTGAACTCAGATGAAGCAAGAGACCTTAAGCTACCATTGAAAGAAAGGTTCTACCTTCAACCATTGACACCAACTGAGGCAGCTGCAAGAGCTAAGGAGTCAGCAAAAGAAATTGTTGCGGCTAAGAAGTTCATAGACCAGAAAGCTTGGCCATATCTTCAGAATGATCTACGTCTCAGAGCTGGTTATCTTCGGTATGACCTTAACACCATCATCTCTGCAAAGCCAAAGGACCAGAAAAAATCCCTCAAGGAACTCACCGGAAAGCTCTTCCAGGACATCGACAAT CTGGATTATGCAGCAAAAGTTAAGAGCCCCTCAGATGCAGAGAAGTACTATGCTATAGCTGTATCTACTCTGAATGATGTTCTTAGCAAAATTGGTTAA